A stretch of Desulfobacter hydrogenophilus DNA encodes these proteins:
- a CDS encoding aminobutyraldehyde dehydrogenase, which yields MKLWINGKWCDGADGTLDIENPATGEIIAQIAKAGAADVDKAVAAAKAAFPKWSTMPPRDRSKCMWKLADLMEANIEKLARIESEDSGKPYEFLSLGADLPFCIDNMRFFAGSARDTSGHHAGEYTEGYTTIYRREPVGVVGQIAPWNYPLLMAIWKIGPALAAGCTTVLKPASLTPRTSLMLGELCQKAGIPDGVVNVLTGNVGPAIVNHKDIRMISVTGATSTGAAIMQSSAESIKRVHLELGGKAPVVVFEDAKPEHVAEKVSLGAFCNSGQDCTAATRVICHESCVAQVTDALVAAMKAVKVGNPFDSETMMGSMISKSHMESVDGFVQRAKAAGAGILCGGEILDGPGYFYAPTVINNVAQTFEIVQKEVFGPVVTIQTFKEEAEALAMANDTVFGLASSVFTHDVARAMRVSKALEFGCVWVNDHLPLVSEAPHGGFKQSGFGKDLSAEAVGDYLVTKHVMINTTV from the coding sequence ATGAAACTGTGGATTAATGGAAAATGGTGTGACGGCGCCGATGGTACTCTGGACATAGAGAATCCGGCAACAGGAGAAATCATTGCTCAAATAGCCAAGGCAGGTGCTGCCGACGTGGACAAAGCCGTTGCCGCAGCCAAGGCCGCCTTCCCGAAATGGAGCACCATGCCCCCAAGGGATCGCAGCAAGTGCATGTGGAAACTTGCGGATCTGATGGAAGCAAACATTGAAAAACTTGCCAGAATCGAAAGCGAAGATTCCGGCAAACCCTATGAATTTTTAAGTCTTGGCGCGGATCTGCCCTTTTGCATAGATAACATGCGCTTTTTTGCCGGCAGTGCCCGGGACACCAGCGGCCATCATGCCGGAGAATATACAGAAGGGTACACCACCATCTACCGCCGGGAACCTGTGGGGGTGGTGGGCCAGATCGCCCCCTGGAACTATCCGCTGCTCATGGCAATCTGGAAAATCGGCCCGGCCCTGGCTGCCGGATGCACCACCGTGTTGAAACCTGCATCCCTGACCCCGCGCACCTCGCTGATGCTGGGGGAACTATGCCAAAAGGCAGGGATTCCGGACGGGGTTGTCAACGTGCTCACCGGCAACGTGGGCCCGGCCATTGTAAATCACAAAGACATCCGCATGATTTCGGTGACCGGTGCCACCAGCACGGGTGCGGCCATTATGCAAAGTTCCGCCGAGTCCATCAAACGGGTTCACCTGGAACTGGGCGGCAAAGCCCCGGTGGTGGTGTTTGAAGATGCCAAACCTGAACATGTGGCAGAAAAAGTTTCCCTGGGGGCATTCTGCAACTCCGGCCAGGACTGCACCGCAGCCACCCGCGTGATCTGCCATGAATCCTGCGTCGCCCAGGTAACAGATGCCCTTGTGGCAGCCATGAAAGCTGTAAAGGTGGGCAATCCCTTTGACAGTGAAACTATGATGGGTTCCATGATTTCCAAATCCCATATGGAATCTGTGGACGGCTTTGTACAGCGTGCCAAGGCTGCCGGAGCCGGAATCCTCTGCGGCGGCGAAATTCTTGACGGTCCCGGTTATTTTTACGCCCCCACCGTAATTAATAATGTTGCACAGACGTTTGAGATCGTGCAGAAAGAGGTATTTGGACCCGTTGTCACCATCCAGACCTTTAAAGAGGAAGCAGAAGCTCTGGCCATGGCAAATGATACGGTATTTGGCCTGGCCTCGTCAGTATTTACCCATGATGTGGCCCGCGCCATGCGCGTGTCAAAGGCCCTGGAATTTGGGTGCGTCTGGGTGAACGATCATCTGCCCCTGGTTTCCGAAGCACCCCATGGCGGGTTCAAGCAGTCCGGTTTCGGCAAGGATCTGTCCGCTGAAGCTGTTGGCGATTATTTGGTTACCAAGCATGTAATGATAAACACAACCGTCTAA
- a CDS encoding hydrogenase-4 component G, producing the protein MQTEIVQFSLQVRTETQHNIGTQNAFTNFSLLDQDLKSSLIYNDTPISELSPEQADELVSENGYFGVDKTSQRIADFVIKGAGDDMEKLKSGREGVLKGFKEAEKAWGGKLPEISYETLAKSLETIDEKIQENGGSVVDLSI; encoded by the coding sequence ATGCAGACTGAAATCGTACAATTCAGCCTGCAGGTCAGAACAGAGACCCAACACAACATTGGGACCCAGAATGCTTTTACTAATTTTAGCCTGCTGGATCAGGATCTTAAATCCTCTTTGATCTATAATGATACCCCTATTTCAGAACTGTCCCCCGAGCAGGCTGACGAGCTTGTCAGTGAAAATGGATATTTTGGCGTGGATAAAACATCCCAACGCATCGCTGATTTTGTGATAAAAGGTGCCGGCGATGATATGGAGAAGTTGAAATCCGGAAGGGAAGGTGTCCTTAAAGGGTTTAAAGAAGCGGAAAAAGCCTGGGGAGGCAAATTGCCTGAAATATCATATGAAACCTTGGCAAAAAGTTTAGAAACCATTGACGAAAAAATCCAAGAGAATGGCGGTTCAGTTGTCGATTTGAGCATTTGA
- a CDS encoding putrescine aminotransferase, which yields MSRDITQAFKEANKYVDLIEKNDADITREEREMVAKETVENFRNHVNKGFLEYRKSVTEKNSFAVTEWTGQGSILKDILGREYIDLLGGFGLYSYGIRHPKIVAAVKAQLDRSPQYSQEMLDPLRAKLAQVIGMITPGDIQYGFFANSGTEAVEGAMKLAKFYTGKKGFIAMLKGFHGKTLGSLSLMGKDVYRQPLLPLLEGVQHAPFGDAGAVERILKSSAAVGNEIAGIVAEPIQGEAGAIVPPDDFWPRLRELCDKYGVLLIADEVQTGFGRTGKIFGVDHWDVTPDIMCFGKALGGGVVPMSGFFSTPKIWEVMEPNPFMHTTTTGGNPIACAAALAAITVLQTEDLPDQAAKKGEYVKGRLGKLKEKYPGILEKVTGKGLLIGMEFVSDEIGYQLSAGLFARGVITSGTLTNAKCIRFEPALNIPMETLDKALGVMEEVFKEIKGE from the coding sequence ATGAGCAGGGATATTACACAAGCGTTTAAGGAAGCCAATAAGTATGTTGACCTGATTGAAAAAAACGATGCCGATATCACCCGGGAAGAGCGGGAGATGGTAGCCAAAGAGACGGTGGAAAATTTCCGCAACCACGTCAACAAGGGGTTTCTCGAATACCGCAAATCCGTCACAGAGAAAAACAGCTTTGCCGTCACCGAGTGGACCGGCCAGGGCTCCATTTTAAAGGACATCCTTGGGCGTGAATACATTGATCTGCTCGGTGGATTCGGCCTATACTCCTACGGCATCCGGCACCCCAAAATTGTGGCTGCCGTCAAAGCCCAGTTGGACAGAAGCCCTCAATACAGCCAGGAGATGCTTGATCCGCTACGGGCAAAACTTGCCCAGGTTATCGGCATGATCACGCCCGGGGATATCCAATATGGTTTTTTTGCCAATTCCGGTACCGAAGCTGTGGAAGGTGCCATGAAACTTGCCAAATTCTACACCGGGAAAAAAGGGTTTATTGCCATGCTCAAGGGATTTCATGGAAAAACCCTGGGTTCCCTGTCCCTAATGGGCAAAGACGTCTATCGTCAACCCCTGCTGCCTTTGCTGGAAGGTGTGCAGCATGCCCCATTCGGCGATGCCGGCGCGGTGGAACGGATACTTAAGTCCAGTGCTGCCGTGGGCAACGAAATTGCAGGTATTGTGGCCGAACCCATCCAGGGTGAGGCAGGCGCCATTGTGCCACCCGATGATTTCTGGCCCCGCCTGCGGGAGTTATGCGACAAATACGGTGTGCTGCTCATTGCCGATGAGGTGCAGACAGGATTTGGCCGCACCGGCAAAATCTTTGGTGTGGACCACTGGGATGTCACCCCTGACATCATGTGCTTTGGCAAGGCCCTTGGCGGCGGCGTGGTACCCATGTCAGGATTTTTCTCCACCCCCAAAATCTGGGAGGTTATGGAACCTAACCCCTTTATGCATACCACCACCACCGGTGGCAACCCCATTGCCTGTGCAGCCGCACTTGCCGCCATCACCGTACTCCAGACAGAGGACCTGCCCGACCAGGCCGCCAAAAAAGGTGAATATGTAAAAGGCCGCTTAGGGAAACTCAAAGAAAAATACCCAGGCATTCTGGAAAAAGTCACAGGCAAAGGACTGCTCATCGGCATGGAATTTGTCTCCGATGAAATCGGATACCAGTTGTCAGCAGGGTTGTTTGCCCGGGGTGTGATCACCTCAGGCACCCTGACCAATGCCAAATGCATCCGGTTTGAACCGGCATTGAACATCCCCATGGAAACCCTGGACAAAGCCCTGGGTGTCATGGAAGAGGTCTTTAAGGAAATTAAAGGAGAATAA
- a CDS encoding ABC transporter ATP-binding protein → MNDQRPCFKFHDVSFAWHGERVILDGQSFTLPQGIFALIHGPSGAGKSTLLRLMNRLEEPDTGKISYLDQNLTAWNPSELRQQVAYLQQTPVIPDQSVRDILLQPFCFCVNKEKAKPSDKVLEQLLGKVKMKDVALDDSGAALSVGQRQRLSLLRTVLTSPSVLLLDEPTSSLDHESKRYVHELVEDLNRQGTTLVMITHDKFLPKNVPVMEITIDQGRVFVCR, encoded by the coding sequence ATGAATGATCAAAGACCGTGTTTTAAATTTCATGATGTTTCGTTTGCCTGGCATGGAGAACGGGTCATACTGGACGGCCAGAGTTTTACCCTGCCCCAGGGAATATTTGCTTTGATCCACGGTCCATCCGGGGCCGGAAAATCAACCCTTCTGCGGTTGATGAACCGCCTGGAGGAGCCAGACACCGGAAAAATCAGCTACCTGGACCAAAATCTTACCGCCTGGAATCCTTCTGAGCTGCGGCAGCAGGTGGCCTATCTTCAGCAGACACCGGTCATCCCCGATCAATCAGTCAGAGATATTTTGCTCCAGCCCTTTTGTTTTTGCGTGAACAAAGAAAAGGCAAAACCGTCTGATAAGGTCCTGGAACAGCTGCTTGGCAAGGTGAAAATGAAAGATGTCGCGCTTGATGATTCCGGTGCGGCTCTTTCCGTCGGGCAGAGGCAGAGGCTGAGTCTGCTGAGAACTGTGTTGACCAGCCCAAGCGTATTGCTGCTTGACGAGCCGACATCTTCACTGGACCATGAGAGCAAGCGCTATGTCCATGAGCTGGTGGAAGATCTCAACCGACAGGGCACCACCCTTGTCATGATTACCCATGACAAATTTTTGCCAAAGAATGTTCCGGTGATGGAAATCACCATTGACCAGGGCAGGGTCTTTGTATGCCGTTGA
- a CDS encoding ATP-binding protein yields the protein MKLKYKLFIALVFSSCLILLLVVGVMQFTIRKNFIGFLNDVEFRKQAGMIALLTKSYTRHSGWHAFKKDPRAWHDLLDLVRSVQGEVEMIPPGPGFGHPHGGPKPGPGPRGPQTSDPAAIPNDPISLHRRLCLFDEQKNYVAGECRQDSEFDYYPIVLSNRTIGYLGLVNMYDMRQPLELAFLKKQTQIVYIIGVGILVISLLVSYIISRQVLRPVNALAKGTREMRRFNFEARVNVRSNDELGALAQDFNRMAVTLQQYETMKKNWISDISHELRTPVAVIRSKLEAIQDGIREMTPEFLDSLHKDILGLGRLINDLHQISLMDSGNLSVNLKSISIEALLNKIIEAFAIRYEQRGIDIQKAWEPGTLPLVSGDAALLKRVFANLLENTLKYTDAPGLLKLDCKVKQTHLMIEMDDSAPAVPTACLESIFERLYRLDQSRNRALGGSGLGLSMSREIISLHQGTITARPSSLGGLKIIIELPISTETSKP from the coding sequence ATGAAACTGAAATACAAACTTTTTATTGCACTGGTGTTCAGCTCCTGTCTTATCCTGCTGCTTGTGGTCGGGGTGATGCAGTTTACTATCCGTAAAAATTTCATTGGATTTTTAAATGACGTGGAGTTTCGCAAACAGGCTGGAATGATAGCTCTGCTCACGAAAAGCTACACCCGGCATTCCGGTTGGCACGCCTTCAAAAAAGACCCCAGGGCATGGCATGACCTTCTTGACTTGGTTCGGTCGGTGCAGGGAGAGGTTGAGATGATTCCCCCCGGCCCCGGTTTTGGACATCCGCACGGTGGCCCCAAACCGGGGCCGGGGCCGCGCGGTCCTCAAACCTCCGATCCTGCAGCTATCCCCAATGACCCAATTTCTCTGCACCGCCGGCTTTGCCTGTTTGATGAACAAAAAAACTATGTGGCCGGAGAGTGCCGCCAGGACAGTGAATTTGATTATTATCCCATTGTGCTGTCAAACAGGACAATCGGATATCTGGGCCTGGTGAACATGTACGATATGAGACAGCCGCTGGAACTTGCTTTTTTAAAAAAACAGACCCAGATTGTTTATATTATCGGCGTCGGTATTCTTGTCATTTCACTGCTGGTATCCTATATCATCTCAAGGCAGGTTCTGCGCCCGGTGAACGCCCTTGCCAAGGGTACCCGGGAGATGCGAAGATTTAATTTTGAAGCACGGGTAAATGTTCGGTCAAATGATGAATTAGGGGCCCTTGCCCAGGATTTTAACCGGATGGCCGTGACCCTGCAGCAGTATGAAACCATGAAAAAAAATTGGATTTCAGATATTTCCCATGAACTGCGTACACCTGTTGCCGTAATCCGGAGCAAGCTTGAAGCTATTCAGGACGGTATCCGGGAGATGACACCTGAGTTTCTTGATTCTCTTCATAAAGATATCCTTGGCCTTGGCAGATTAATAAACGATCTTCACCAGATATCCTTGATGGATTCCGGAAATCTGTCCGTCAATCTAAAATCTATCAGCATTGAAGCGCTATTGAATAAAATTATTGAGGCGTTTGCCATCCGCTATGAACAAAGGGGCATTGACATACAAAAAGCATGGGAGCCGGGAACTTTACCTTTGGTTTCGGGCGATGCCGCCCTGCTGAAACGGGTATTTGCAAATCTTTTGGAAAATACATTAAAATATACCGATGCCCCAGGGTTATTGAAACTGGATTGCAAGGTCAAGCAAACACATTTGATGATTGAAATGGATGATTCTGCTCCGGCAGTGCCAACAGCGTGTCTTGAGTCTATATTTGAGCGGCTTTACCGTTTGGATCAATCCAGAAACCGAGCCCTGGGCGGAAGTGGACTGGGTCTTAGCATGAGCCGGGAAATCATTTCGTTGCACCAGGGAACAATCACTGCGCGACCCTCATCTCTGGGGGGGCTTAAAATCATCATTGAACTGCCTATAAGCACAGAAACAAGCAAACCATAA
- a CDS encoding ABC transporter permease encodes MPLITGALDISVAELAIASLFIVAAGAISLWGRIGLGKSILMGAVRCVLQLTIMGYVLSFIFGIASAWVVFLILCVMVTFAVRIVRGNVSEKSIPFVFPSFVTMLLVYVVITGIVSGLIVGVRPFWHPQYFIPLAGMVAGNSMTALGLSLDRLLSDLKAKRDLVEMKLCLGATPVEASQDIFRDALKAGMIPSINSLAGVGIVVIPGMMTGQILSGEDPMLAIRYQIVVMFMLVASTALTVYMVLGIVRQRCFNPGWQLLLRPKRP; translated from the coding sequence ATGCCGTTGATAACAGGAGCCCTTGATATCAGCGTGGCTGAGCTTGCAATTGCATCACTTTTTATTGTTGCCGCAGGGGCAATTTCCCTGTGGGGCCGTATCGGTCTTGGCAAATCCATTCTCATGGGAGCTGTAAGATGCGTTCTTCAACTGACGATCATGGGCTATGTCCTCAGTTTTATATTCGGCATCGCATCTGCCTGGGTCGTTTTTTTAATTTTGTGTGTCATGGTGACATTTGCAGTCCGCATTGTCAGGGGAAATGTTTCGGAAAAAAGCATCCCTTTTGTTTTTCCCTCCTTTGTCACCATGCTTTTAGTGTATGTCGTTATTACGGGCATCGTTAGCGGATTAATTGTCGGGGTCAGACCTTTCTGGCATCCCCAGTACTTTATTCCCCTGGCCGGTATGGTGGCAGGCAACTCCATGACCGCCCTGGGTCTGTCACTGGATCGGCTGCTTTCTGATTTAAAAGCAAAACGTGATTTGGTGGAGATGAAACTTTGTCTGGGCGCAACACCCGTTGAAGCTTCACAGGATATTTTCAGGGATGCACTTAAAGCCGGAATGATCCCTTCAATCAACTCTCTGGCAGGCGTCGGCATTGTTGTTATTCCGGGGATGATGACCGGCCAGATTCTTTCCGGTGAAGACCCAATGCTTGCCATCCGGTACCAGATTGTGGTGATGTTTATGCTGGTGGCGTCCACTGCCCTGACCGTGTACATGGTTCTTGGCATTGTCAGGCAACGCTGTTTCAATCCCGGCTGGCAGCTCTTGCTAAGGCCGAAGCGCCCGTAG
- a CDS encoding agmatine deiminase family protein: protein MTQLIQIKGDHPLAGPPANGLFSIPVRTPQSDGLTMPAEWETHDACWMVWPCSEECFKGVLPEAKQTYAQVARAIADFEKVFMLVNPGQKKEAQNLCGSAVTLVDATCFDSWARDSGPTFVRDDKGKVAGIDWVFNGWGHHPLTGPCDETMATQILRRLAMRRYVAPFILEGGSIHVDGQGTLITTEQCLLDPKRNAGFTKADFENLFRTYLGIEKVLWLANGLEGDETTGHVDILATFARPGLILINSCTDPGDANFAVTEDAKKRLTDAVDASGNAIEIREIPQPERQDWKGERMDLSYINFYMPNGAVIMSAFNDPADDQAKQMIQDIFPDRTVIQIPNKPLFAGGGGIHCITQQQPAGTALPPF from the coding sequence ATGACACAACTCATACAGATTAAGGGGGACCATCCTTTGGCAGGTCCCCCTGCAAACGGTTTATTCTCCATCCCGGTGCGCACCCCGCAAAGTGACGGGCTGACCATGCCGGCTGAATGGGAGACGCATGATGCCTGCTGGATGGTTTGGCCCTGCTCTGAAGAATGTTTCAAGGGCGTGCTGCCGGAGGCTAAGCAAACCTATGCCCAGGTGGCCCGGGCCATAGCGGATTTCGAAAAAGTATTCATGCTTGTGAACCCCGGGCAGAAAAAAGAAGCCCAAAACCTTTGCGGCAGTGCCGTGACCCTGGTTGACGCCACCTGCTTTGACTCCTGGGCCAGGGACAGTGGACCCACCTTTGTGCGGGATGATAAAGGCAAGGTAGCCGGAATCGACTGGGTGTTTAACGGGTGGGGCCACCACCCGTTAACAGGGCCCTGCGATGAAACCATGGCAACGCAAATCCTGCGCCGGCTTGCCATGCGGCGCTATGTGGCGCCTTTTATTCTGGAAGGCGGCTCCATCCATGTGGACGGCCAGGGGACCTTGATCACCACCGAACAATGCCTGCTGGACCCCAAGCGCAATGCCGGGTTCACAAAAGCTGATTTTGAAAACCTGTTCCGGACCTATCTTGGGATTGAAAAGGTGTTGTGGCTGGCCAATGGCCTTGAAGGGGATGAAACCACCGGGCACGTTGATATTCTGGCAACATTTGCCCGTCCCGGACTTATCCTCATAAATTCCTGTACCGATCCGGGCGATGCCAATTTTGCAGTCACCGAGGATGCAAAAAAAAGACTTACGGACGCCGTTGATGCTTCAGGCAACGCCATAGAGATACGGGAAATCCCACAACCCGAACGGCAGGACTGGAAGGGTGAACGAATGGATCTGAGCTATATTAATTTTTATATGCCCAATGGTGCCGTTATCATGTCCGCCTTTAATGATCCGGCCGATGACCAGGCAAAGCAGATGATACAGGACATTTTTCCGGACCGGACTGTTATCCAGATTCCCAACAAGCCCCTGTTTGCCGGCGGCGGCGGGATACACTGTATTACCCAACAACAACCGGCAGGGACTGCCCTTCCACCGTTTTAA
- the aguB gene encoding N-carbamoylputrescine amidase, whose product MENVNVAVTQMVCSKTYETNVKKAERVVRDAAAKGAHIILLQELFSGPYFCKVQDFSYFSLAQKADESDLIKRFSALAKELGVVLPISFFERANQAYFNSVAMIDADGTVMGIYRKTHIPQGPGYEEKYYFSPGDTGFKVWDTRFGKVGVGICWDQWFPESARSMALMGADILLYPTAIGSEPKMPGYDSQPHWQRTMQGHSAANVMPVCASNRIGTERDQDVEITFYGTSFITGNTGEIFAQCDRKTEEIKMVSFDFKEIENMRAGWGLFRDRRPSMYATLGGLGGEPNLK is encoded by the coding sequence ATGGAAAACGTAAACGTCGCGGTCACCCAGATGGTCTGCAGCAAAACCTATGAAACCAATGTAAAAAAAGCGGAAAGGGTTGTACGGGATGCCGCTGCCAAAGGCGCACATATCATCCTGCTGCAAGAGCTGTTTTCAGGCCCCTATTTCTGCAAGGTACAAGATTTTTCCTATTTTTCCCTGGCCCAGAAAGCGGATGAAAGTGACCTGATCAAACGATTCAGCGCCCTGGCCAAGGAACTTGGCGTGGTGCTGCCCATCAGCTTTTTTGAACGAGCCAACCAGGCATATTTCAACAGTGTGGCTATGATTGATGCCGACGGCACAGTCATGGGGATCTACCGCAAAACCCACATTCCCCAGGGGCCGGGCTATGAAGAAAAATATTATTTCAGCCCGGGCGACACCGGTTTCAAGGTATGGGACACCCGGTTCGGCAAGGTGGGTGTGGGCATCTGCTGGGACCAGTGGTTTCCTGAAAGTGCCCGCAGCATGGCGCTGATGGGAGCGGATATTCTGCTGTACCCCACAGCCATCGGGTCGGAACCCAAAATGCCCGGATATGATTCCCAGCCCCACTGGCAGCGAACCATGCAGGGCCATTCAGCCGCCAATGTGATGCCGGTGTGCGCTTCCAACCGCATTGGCACAGAAAGGGACCAGGATGTTGAAATAACCTTTTACGGCACCTCATTTATCACCGGTAACACCGGAGAAATATTTGCCCAATGTGATCGTAAAACCGAAGAGATCAAAATGGTTTCCTTTGATTTCAAAGAAATTGAAAACATGCGGGCGGGCTGGGGCCTGTTCCGGGACCGGCGTCCGTCTATGTACGCAACGCTTGGGGGGCTTGGTGGTGAACCGAATTTGAAATGA
- a CDS encoding right-handed parallel beta-helix repeat-containing protein has product MNSVKKIIAALCLMSVLCPQSLWASGPFPDTVKKKQSIKKINPAVVYVNQDSRADTPDGSSWAQAFPSLSTALQSNLTGKKEIWVARGTYYPSDTSEREDSFCLISGISIYGGFIGNEFLRSQRNWIKNLTVLSGEIGDPQRLSDNSYHVVIGADDAILDGFFIKDGYALPDDVLKKKAGIEDPDTATSAISYCGGGLINLYAGTRVRNCSFQGNYAVRGGAVCNLATRDGDDKDMSKAMDNKAPVFENCIFEDNHAVTQGGAVYNAFFTRTRFVTCVFTDNASGSKGGAVYADEGSSVHLMNVLFSHNEAERGAALSADGSSTLRLIYATFACNMAYDTGAAIYLGSCLNEQTDGSPFIGNEAHLYKSLVISNVSISAASSISSQHDSTVTFDEQSVVETVDGTMNTAQFLVEKSFASKSAEAGFHPGRKVDVDCWTDIFDGDENRMYLNYAYDTSSTTGNPGIIYVNDDATAGGDGTSWATAFCDLNLALEQAAAGSRIWVAKGVYTPTDGPERFAAFVMKKGVDLYGGFNGNETTLKERDWESNKTVLSGDIGRVGDNSDNSYHVVFGASDSLLDGFVIQAGRADGEFYHRRGGGLLCDGKAGPRIANCIFEKNQAEEGGAIASTGSAAPVLGNCTITENTARLGGGILFRTKPGNSGLGAKLTDVTFIGNTSQGKGGAVYIDSNAQPCFTRCTLSGNRSLGNGGSVYVDNSTTDRVCATPHFNACFLTDNTTGLRGGAFAVFDGTVSLKDTVVTHNTAISGGGGIALNYKGALFDEKNTSVIQDNVSTSGRPDIDNATSDFIYEPNFYSGR; this is encoded by the coding sequence ATGAATTCGGTCAAAAAAATAATTGCAGCACTCTGTTTAATGTCAGTTCTATGCCCACAAAGCCTGTGGGCCTCCGGCCCTTTTCCCGATACAGTTAAAAAAAAACAATCTATAAAAAAAATAAACCCCGCGGTTGTTTATGTTAACCAGGACAGCCGGGCTGATACCCCCGACGGATCATCCTGGGCACAGGCATTCCCATCTCTTTCAACCGCATTGCAAAGCAACTTGACAGGCAAAAAAGAGATTTGGGTGGCCCGGGGAACCTACTACCCTTCGGATACTTCAGAAAGAGAAGACAGTTTTTGTCTAATTTCCGGAATCAGCATATACGGCGGATTTATCGGAAACGAATTTTTGCGATCCCAACGGAACTGGATCAAAAATCTAACTGTATTATCCGGGGAAATCGGTGATCCGCAACGTTTGTCTGATAATTCATATCATGTGGTCATAGGTGCTGATGATGCCATCCTGGACGGGTTTTTCATCAAGGATGGATATGCCTTGCCGGACGACGTGCTGAAAAAAAAGGCCGGTATAGAAGATCCGGATACTGCCACCAGTGCAATATCCTACTGCGGTGGTGGGCTAATCAATCTTTATGCCGGGACGCGTGTCAGGAATTGCAGTTTCCAGGGCAATTATGCCGTCAGAGGCGGCGCCGTGTGCAATCTGGCAACCCGAGACGGGGATGACAAAGATATGTCAAAAGCAATGGACAACAAGGCTCCTGTTTTTGAAAACTGTATTTTTGAAGACAACCATGCCGTCACACAGGGTGGTGCAGTATATAATGCTTTTTTTACCCGTACCAGGTTTGTTACGTGCGTTTTTACCGATAATGCATCGGGGTCAAAAGGTGGGGCTGTGTATGCAGATGAAGGTAGCTCTGTTCATCTGATGAATGTTCTTTTCAGCCACAACGAGGCGGAGCGGGGTGCTGCATTATCGGCAGACGGCTCGTCCACCCTCAGGCTTATATATGCAACATTTGCTTGCAACATGGCCTATGATACCGGTGCCGCCATTTATTTAGGTTCCTGCCTGAACGAACAGACGGACGGTTCACCCTTTATCGGCAATGAAGCCCATCTCTACAAATCCCTTGTAATTTCCAATGTCAGTATATCGGCTGCCTCGTCCATCAGCAGTCAGCATGATTCAACCGTGACCTTTGACGAACAATCGGTTGTGGAAACCGTTGATGGTACGATGAATACAGCACAGTTCCTGGTTGAAAAAAGCTTTGCGTCAAAATCGGCTGAAGCCGGATTTCACCCGGGCCGAAAGGTTGATGTGGATTGCTGGACCGATATTTTTGATGGAGATGAAAACCGGATGTATTTAAATTATGCTTATGATACGTCCAGTACGACCGGCAACCCCGGGATTATTTATGTGAATGATGATGCGACAGCAGGCGGGGACGGCACTTCCTGGGCTACGGCTTTCTGTGATTTGAACCTTGCCCTTGAACAGGCAGCTGCCGGTTCCCGGATATGGGTGGCAAAAGGGGTCTATACCCCCACGGACGGTCCGGAACGATTTGCCGCCTTTGTGATGAAAAAAGGAGTCGATCTCTACGGCGGTTTCAACGGCAATGAAACAACGCTTAAAGAACGGGACTGGGAATCCAACAAAACAGTCCTTTCCGGTGATATCGGCCGGGTGGGGGACAATTCGGATAATTCGTATCATGTTGTCTTTGGCGCTTCGGACAGTCTTCTGGACGGATTTGTTATCCAGGCAGGCAGGGCCGACGGAGAATTTTATCACAGACGGGGAGGGGGGCTTTTGTGTGATGGGAAAGCCGGCCCACGAATCGCAAACTGTATCTTTGAAAAAAATCAGGCAGAGGAAGGTGGTGCCATTGCCAGCACCGGATCTGCAGCACCTGTGCTGGGAAACTGTACTATTACCGAAAACACGGCGCGTCTGGGTGGCGGTATCCTTTTCAGAACCAAACCGGGTAATTCAGGGCTGGGTGCCAAGCTGACGGATGTAACATTCATTGGTAATACGTCCCAGGGCAAGGGGGGTGCCGTTTATATTGATTCCAACGCACAGCCCTGCTTCACCCGGTGCACGTTGTCCGGCAACCGGAGTTTAGGAAACGGCGGCAGTGTCTATGTGGACAACAGCACCACCGACCGGGTTTGCGCTACCCCCCATTTTAATGCCTGTTTTTTAACAGACAATACCACAGGGCTGCGGGGCGGTGCCTTTGCCGTATTTGATGGCACGGTGTCCCTTAAGGACACAGTTGTAACCCATAACACTGCCATCTCCGGCGGTGGCGGAATCGCCCTTAATTACAAGGGCGCACTTTTCGATGAAAAAAATACCTCCGTGATACAGGATAACGTCAGTACATCCGGCAGGCCCGATATTGATAATGCTACCTCAGATTTCATTTATGAACCAAATTTTTATTCCGGACGATGA